The DNA window TGAGCCTCCGGGAACATCTCCTCCCAGCCcgttgtggcaaaaactcgatCCAACCTCACCAAAGTCGGTCTTTCTTGTTCATTACTCCACGTGTATCGTCTTCCAAACAGGTATATCTCCCTGAGTTCCAGCTGGTTCAGCTTAGTGCGAAAAGCAGACATGAGCCGGCGATTCACTCTGTTGTTGTTCTTGTCCGCTGCCGCAGCTATCAAATTGAAGTCCCCATTGATCGTCCAACAGTCACCACACACCGCTGCCACCACAGCCAATTCCTCCAAAAACAGGAATTTGTCTTCATCACTTTGCGGACCATACACCGAGGTGAGAAACCATTCATTCTGCCCCTGCCGGTCATGGATGCACACCGTCACAGACCAGCTCCCCTGATGCACAGCTGAAACATCAAAACGATCCCCATGCCAAGCAACCAAAATTCCCCCTCTTGTCTGCGCAGCCGGTAGGCAAACAAAACTATCAAAATCTGGGCCACAAACTTCCCGGACAACACCCCCATCAATTACCGAAAGTTTGGTTTCTTGCAAACAAACAAAAGCCGGCCTGGAGCTGAGAACCATCTCCCTAACCACAGCTCTCTTAGCCACATCATTCAACCCACGCACATTCCACACCATAGTGCTGAAGCCTAACATGGGGACTAAACAACCACACCACAGGAACACGGTACAACACAAGATACATCAAGCTGGGGAAGCAATTAACCCAGCGCCCATTACCTCCGGCGCCATCATCCCTAACGGCTCCTGCGTCTCAATGGAGACGTTCAGCAGCTCGGCCAGGGCAGCCGTGTGCTGGGTGGAGAGCGGCCGCTCGAACAGCTCCTCATATCGCTGCACCGCTGCCTGGTCcgcctcttcttcttcatcgatGATGCCGAGCTTCTTCATCGTCACCCGCTTAGCTTTGGATGCGGTGTCCTGGCGCGCACCATCGCCCTGGGCTTGAACGCGGGCGCTCCGTCTTGGCGTGAAATCTGGGGGGATcaccaagcggcggcggcgcaccatCGGCACCGAGATAGGCGGCCGTTGCCCAAGGACGGAGGCAGGAGGCGTCATCTCCACGTGGCTGATGAAGTCCCGTACCGGCGTTGGCGGCGCCTCTGTCGTCGCAAACGCCGCCTCACGCGAAGCTCCGCCCAGGATGTTGATCGCACCTTCCGCCTCCCATGTCAAGGCCCAAGCAGGTGGAAGGCGACGGAAGCGCCCTGGCCCGTCGTCGACCTCTTCGGTGAGGCCTGGCCCATCTTGCATGGTGTCTTCCGCCTGGACCAGGTCGCCAACTCGGCCATCTTGGCCCAATGCCCTCAAAGGGGGCCCATGGGCCTCTGCGCTGGGTCGCCGCCTTCGGTAGACGGTAAGTCCGTCCGACCTCCCTATCGCAACAGAACCCACCTCCTGATCCGCCGTTTGAACCGGCGCGGAAATCGAGCTGGCCACCCCGCGCAGCgccccactcctctcctcctcgggcgccctcgccgccattAATGCCTCCTTCCCCGTATCTTCCCCACAATCTTCAAACGACAGGCGCCTGGCCACCTCGTCAGAGACCGCGTGGATTCTTGCCTGCCTGTCCAGCACGCCGGGCGCCGAGAGAGGCCGCATTAACTCGTTGACGTGGCCATGCACGTTGGGCCGCACGCCAGCGCGTCGATCTCGCCCGTGGACCGCGTCCAGGGCATCACCCTGTGCCGCGATCAGTGCCGAGACAATGACCTCCGGCGCCTCGACGGCTGTGCCAGCACCGGTCGCCTCGACGGCTGCACCAGCACCGATCACCACAACCGGCGCAGCCACCATCCCGACAGCGTCCGGGACGCCTTCCCGGATCAACGAACCTCCTTCCAGCGATGGGACGACCACGGCCTCGGCCGTGCCCGcggccgcccccgccggcgtGCCTTGCTTAGCCCCCACCTGTGGTGAGTAATTGATTTTCAATACCAGATTTCTCCAATTTCTCCAAATGTTGTATAACTAATTGTCGTGTTCAATTCTAATTGTTTGTCGTGTTCAATTTCAGTGCGTTCTGGTTGCCCTGAGGCTCATGTGGTACCCTATTGCTCGGATGATTGATGCCACTAGGAGGTTTGAAAATTGAAACTTTCTCCCTAAATAGCACCGGCCGTATATCTATCACTTGCTGTGTGTGACATTAACTGTTGGTGCTTGTAGAAAAAAGGAAGAGGCAATAACATGGTGGAGACGTCCCAGAGAGAACAGATCAACTGGTCGTCGCAGTAGGATGCATCAGTAAGTATACAATACTGTCATCATGCTAACTGTTCGACATGCTAGCTTGTTTGGTGCATGGTCGCagtacaaaattaattaaagttaatTTTGTGTGCATATACGTGAGATGATCGACATGCATGGTGTCTAATTTAAACCTGTTTACACTAACTGCAGGCGTCTTCTGGGATGCACAAACTTCTGAGGGATTCAGGATTCAGGAACAATGACTAGTGCCTGATAGGAAGTGAAGAccgaaaaggaaaaaggtgATATAGCACACGCACACTGTGGTTTTGAGAGTGAGAGTAATTGTGGTACATTGATCTGTGCTCACCGGGAGACTTTACATGTAGTGATAGTTAGGTTCCTTACTTACCGTTCCTGATACCGCTGGTGTGATTTGCCATGACTGCAGCCGATCGACTGTATGCAATGAAGTTCCTGATACTGGCAGATCTGCAGTTTaacatcctatatatatatatatatatatatatatatatatatatatatatatatatatatatatatatatatatatatatatatatatagcttggtTTATACTTGTAATAGTACTGAGTTTACGCATAGGTGACCCgacttcaattttttcatgatcGATTGACTACAACTTTTTGCATGTGGAAAAGgttttttttcataggatttttcCAAGAGGTCATTCCTTAAGAATCCTATGGAATTAGTTAGTAAGACTACAATCCTTATAGGAATTTGGTAGGATACATTCCTATAAAACGAATGAtgcatataggaaaaaaaaatcctaaggaTTCAATTCCTACAAATTCCCATCAAAATCTGTAAAACCGAATGAGCCCTAAATCGATGTCGTTCTACAACTGTTGTCGATGCCACCCCATTACCTGTTCTTCCCAAATTAAATAAACACCGGTGCAAATACTGTTGCTTCACTTTCGCACAGCAAATTCCAATTTCAAGAATTTTAACCCAATTAACTGACCTTCAATTTTGCAAGATGAGCACCAAATATTTCACCTTTGCATGGTTAAATAAAACATCATGGTACGATTGATACCAAACAGTAGATCAGTGCTTGTCAATTTGATTTTCCTGAGTTGACTAATCTTCCTTATAGCTTTACTCTAATTTTCTAGAAAGGTCCCTTTTTCTttgtctttttaaaatttagtttcAGTACTTGTCATAGCATAAGCTTGAGTCTTCTACATATTCTCCTCTGTTTTATTTGAGTTTTTATACGATCATCAAATCTAGGTGTTGTTCCTTCCTTAGTCCTATAAATCTTATATTATTGTGTGGTATGTTTTTGATAATGTGTTGTATATGTGTCATACATCCAGATAGTATTGATAAGGAATTGGATTGTGATGATTAATACTATCTCCATTttacgctgttgactttttgaaaacgtttgaccatttgtcttattcattttttttacaaatatgaaatcatattttaaaatacaaaaacatttaagtcatgcttaaataacatttgatgataaatcaataaaataaatgatagttatataaatatttttgaataatacaatggtcaaacatatctaaaaagtcaacgacgtcgtATATTAAAAAGCGGAGGAAGTATGTAATTGGTGTTTCATGATGATTAAACTGTAATAAAAAGTTATTTTTACGCGCTCATTTAAATATAGGCGCTTGATTTtatctagggatgaaaacggagtggatacggacggataatgctcataccatattcgttttcgtatTTTTTGCTGGATAcggaaacgaatacggatagctcgaatacggaaacaaatacggactatctcgaatacgaataagaatcgaatatgatcggacacgaatacggaaacaaatttttctcggaacacgaaaaccaattcaatttctaatagaaacaaatatcaacatatataattagctcattttatataaaatgtagtataatttataaatatttttaaaattttaaataatattaataatgtggactagtgttaagagatgaactactattaaaatctaaaaaggtatattgaaggtcatagagttataaagaaatagTGTATGTCTTGTGgcttctgcggatatccgaatagcactgttcaccggatatccgaattattatccgtatccgacggaaaccctgataccatattcgttttcgtttccgagagaaaatatccgtattcgtatccaTATCCGAAttatccgagaattatccgatccgagaggtatccgtattcgtttttaTCCGGAGCGGACGGAAAACTACTTCCGTCAAGATGCGTACGTCAAGTCCGGAGTGGAAAAAAATTGTATGGCAACCGGTGCCACGTAGCATTTGTAGCACCCCTCCTGGATTAAAGACACGTGGCTACacacgaatctcaaagcaacTTCATCTTCTTTCTCAGCTTTTCCTGTTCGCCAGCAAGATGAATCAGGcctctatctctcttatccgaATTTCCAAGCATAGAATCAATACTCCTTCACATCTAATCCCCAATATAGAATCAAGCAGGATGTTGTTACTCTCCCCAATATAGAATCAAGCAGCCCGGCGACATGCCACTGTATCACCGGAGATTGAGATCGCCCGCCTTCTCTGTCTAACCGGCCATCTAGCTCGTTCATCAGGCGTGGAGCCATCTACTCATAACTTTCCTAAACCTTGTTAATTCATCAGCAATTTTTTCACTACGTGACTTCTCAAGAACGATGAAAATACATGGAGACAAGATTGTACTAGTTAATTGCTTTAGGGGGGAATTATgcgagataatttttttaattacctCAGTTGATCTCTAGTCAACCTATACaaatgtgcaaatatgaaattatTCCCGATATGCAAAAGAAAGTTACGAGGATTCACTTCGTGCATGTGTAGCATTGATATATAAGGTGATTTGGATTGTGGATGTAGGGACTCAATCTGTCTATCGCCGCCGTAATGTAGATTTATATATGGGATCAGGTCATCAGGAGAAGAGAGACGAAGGATCCTGATCTGATCCCGTTCCATGGGGAttaggagaggaagaagagaggaggtgACTTTGAGATTACGTAGCCACGTGTCTTCAATCTAGAAGAGGTGCTATAGATGCTATATGAGTTAATGAGTATGTGGCACCGGGTGCAATACAATACTCCTTTCATTTCATTTaagattataagacgttttgattttggtcaaagtcaaactatagataaatatagtaatatttgtaatactaaattagtttcatcaaatcaataattaaatatattttataataaaataattaaatatatttttataataaactagaaaaaatgcccgtgcgttgcaacgggtgaaaattattttaatcttattatttttatatggtttagtttaggtgaaatttactctaagaattcgcttggatatatatttttctagaaaatcacgagctgcaattaggaatccgatcatctcaagttagcatgcgagtttttttaagagatttctTACACGACTCCATCCgtatttttaaaagcgaacgaacttaaaacccaactcaaatacgaatctatatttccaaaaagcgaacgaacttaaaaaacGATTTATACACGAATGACGTAAGTACCCGAAAACATCCACTTAAATAAAACCAACCCAAAACTtcccttttctatttttttctcttttgtttttcttctagcCAGATCGCTCCATGCCTCCTCAAAGAATATTTTATTATGCTGAATTGGACTGCTCGATCCAGCGATCTCACGTCGTTGGAAAACATAAACAATTAATTAGTGCACAGGCCGGTAAGCATTAATCGGATGTGCATGGCAATCGGATGATTAAACGGGAATCAAACGCACGCTGATCTACTTCGTGTCGGATACATGTGACGTACGAAAAATCTTCGGCAAAACatattaaacttttatataatagataaaaataaagacaaagatttgttttaattaaaaaattactattttttctataaatttaattaaatttaaagcagtttgactttaattaAAATCAAAAACGTTTTATAACATAAAACGGAGTACAATTTTTTTCCGTGCGGAGTTCACATACGCTCGACCGGCGCCTGACGGACCGACCAAAAACTCGATCCATCGGGTGCTCCGTGCTCTACGTACAATATAAATCCGCCTTAAAAACCAACCTGTATATATACGTGGGTCCCAACGTACGTACGGAGCACACGCGTATACGTACGTGCTTAGttggcgttttttttttctttttgtcgtCTCAGATCAATCTCGATCGATGCCGTGCGACGCGTGCGGTTGCACATGCGCCgacaacgccggcggcggcgtcgctcccatggaggtcgacgacgacgagcaggtggcggcggcggcgccgccgttgctCATGGACCTCCAagctgccgccgcggcgccggcggcggagctggccgAGTCGTCGTCTAAgcccggcgacgacgatggcgcgtcggcgccggcgacgacgacggcggcggatgatGACGGCATGGTGGAGGAGGAAAAGCCTGATTCGGTTTTGTCAACGCTACTGGACTACGTTCCGGATTTCGTTCTGGACTTCCTTCCACGGGTACGTACGTAACGTATGCTTTGcataatagtactccctccgtattttccctacgtattttaatgtatgacgccgttggcATTTTAattaacatttgaccattcgtcttattcaaagtttttgtgtaaatataaaaatatttatgttatgcttaaagaacatttgatgataaatcaaatcacggtaaaataaatgataataacataaattttttaaataagacgaatggtcaaatgtcggttaaaaagttaacggcgtcatacattaaaatacggagggagtactatttagtttgaaacataaaaaatcgcattagtatattttttatttgcttttacAATATTATAGTTTTATTAATTAGATAGTGTTGTTATACTTAGCTTCCTAATAGGAGGGAAATAGTGCTtaaagttactccctccgtactcataaaggaagtcgttttggacagcctcacggtcttcaaaacacaattttgacttcttgtttctataaaaatatttattgaaaagtgatatatgtatacttttattaaagtattttccaagacaaatctattcatatgatttttacattttcaaactcaacaatttgagagttattcatgatttatatttttaaggtttgacttaaacattttcctaaacgacttcttttataagtatggagggagtacataccaAGTACTCCTACTGAATAAAGCTAATAGTTTCATATTTAATAGGGAGGTAGTATTTGTAATTAATGAATTGGAGACACGGTGTACTAATTAATGCATCGTCACCTGATATCAACCTTTCCACTCATCAAAATTCTACTGTCAGTTATCTCGAATTAGGTCTTGGGCAAATAGCTAGTCTTGCTCTTTTTAAGTGGGTTGGGACAATGGGACTAACCTCCTACTTACTATAGCGTTTGCAAAGCCTAATAAAATATATGTGCATGGGTATTTGGTATACGTAGCGTTTGCAAGTAACTTAATATAGAGCTATATTACTCTAGGGACGTTGTTCTAGTCTTCTAGACATGTCCACTACTACAGAACCTAGCCTTCTCATCGATTCATCTGTGACGGAGGTGCGTGGCCTATCATAAAGGTAGCACATGTGACAGGTTGAAAAAGCACCCGTTAAAGATTTGGCTTCACAGCcgatatttattaaaaaaaataaataattgaacaTAATTCCTCTAGATTCTTGTGTTCCGCATTCCAACTTTTCCTCTGGACTCTCCGTGTtgtctagtactccctccggttctataataattaaCGTTTTGGATAGAGTTgaaatcaaacttttataactttgatcatcaataactttaaaaatatttagtttaaaagaaactagaacaacatatatagatttgtctttcaaatcactataataaaagtaaacatacatttatttattgtctatattataataaaaaaataatgtcaaaaatatattttgtagaccgtatcattgtccaaaacgtcaattaaaataaaaccagAGTAAGTACCTCTGTCGAAAAACAATTGACTCGCATCCAAGTACTTTTAAAGAAATCAACATTAACGGTTGACtaacaattaatttataaatatatgtatcTAGTGGCATTCAAGTAATATCATTATACTCATGTTTAGAAAAACTTTCATTtgataataattttattgatgctatattgtgaaataaattaattaattaatgggcATATATAGTATATGCTGAAGACCGTACTTATGATAAAAGCTATATGCCATAAAATTTCGTATGGAGGAATAGGTATTAATGTTCTGTttgccttctcttttctttaattttcgTTTCTTGACATGTTCTAATAATGAAAAGAGCTTATTAATTGCTTGTGCCGGTGTACGTAGGGACTATTCCTCTTGCTGTGGGTGTATCTGTTCGATTGGATGAGAAGATTTGCCTTGAGATACACCAATGGAAGTACATGGTTCAGTACGTTTGCTGCGCTTGTTATGGCCATACCCATGACCGAGTTCTTCCTCATCAATGGCATGCTGTACTTGGACgaggaggagccgccgccgcctccgccggccgccggaacACGAGAGCTGATCGCCGCTGAGCTCCGGTATGTTTTCACCAAGCCGGACGACAGTATCCCGATAGAAACAACACAAGAAAAGGGGGACAGGTGCTTTCTCCGGGTATGTACCTCT is part of the Oryza glaberrima chromosome 4, OglaRS2, whole genome shotgun sequence genome and encodes:
- the LOC127772169 gene encoding uncharacterized protein LOC127772169 — its product is MVEEEKPDSVLSTLLDYVPDFVLDFLPRGLFLLLWVYLFDWMRRFALRYTNGSTWFSTFAALVMAIPMTEFFLINGMLYLDEEEPPPPPPAAGTRELIAAELRYVFTKPDDSIPIETTQEKGDRCFLRGLLVLVWLIAIDFGRRSLFTNDFGEVDILLAVPIVMWVILTSTMFLVMAGLYIEGLLPT